In the genome of Candidatus Pristimantibacillus lignocellulolyticus, the window ACGTAAAGCTCTTTTCCGTGATCTTGTAACTGACTTGTTCCTATATGAGCGTATCCAAACAACTGAGGCTAAAGCGAAAGAAGTTCGTTCAATCGCTGAAAAACTAATTACGAAAGCGAAGAAGGGTGACCTTCATGCGCGTCGTCAAGTAGCTGCTTATGTTCGTCGTGAAACTGTTGACGGTGAGAAGGATGCTATTCAAAAGCTTTTCTCTGAATTGGCACCTCGTTATACAGAGCGTAACGGTGGATACACACGTATTCTTAAATTAGGACCTCGTCGTGGTGACGCTGCACCTATGGTTTACTTAGAATTAGTTGACCGTGGCTAGTAGATAAGAGGGTGGACCTTACGAGGCCACCTTTTTTTGCGAGGTTGAGGTAGTTCAAAAGGTGGACTTTGATAACGATGCAAATGCTTTGTAGCATACTCGCATCGAATATGAAGTGAACTTGGAAAGTATAGCGTAAGCTTCCGATGTATGTTTCTTGTAGAAACATTGTAGGTTCGCGTGTGCCAATAACGTAC includes:
- the rplQ gene encoding 50S ribosomal protein L17 — translated: MAYQKLGRDASARKALFRDLVTDLFLYERIQTTEAKAKEVRSIAEKLITKAKKGDLHARRQVAAYVRRETVDGEKDAIQKLFSELAPRYTERNGGYTRILKLGPRRGDAAPMVYLELVDRG